The genomic stretch GAGGCAATGTATATGGGCGACAGAGGGGGTTTTCAATAGAGTGTCAAGGATATATGTGCCCAGGCTACCAGTGGAGCCAGTAAGCATGACTATATGTTTCTCAGACGCGCGGGGGGTAATTTGCGCACTGAGCTCCAGTAGCAGCTGATCCCGCTGTTGTAGCTGGGCTTCCTTTGTGGCCTCTGCGGAGGCCTCATGATGTTGCTGGAGGCGCAGCACCGTCTGGGTGAGTTCCTTCACGGAAGGGTGGAGGTAAATGAGGTTAGGGCTAAAAGTCGGGAAATTAAGGCCCCTCCTAAATATTCGAGTCACGGTGATCGCCTGCAGAGAGTCCAGTCCCAGTTCAAAGAAATTTTCGGTGTTGCTAAGCTGGTTCCACCCGGTGACAGAAATCATTGATTGCCGAATATAATCTGCAAGAAGCTGAGGATCATCCACACGGCCGGTACTGGCTTGCTGTTCATTGTCAGCCTGCGACAATCTATCCGCGTCAGTATACAGGGCATCTAGCTCTGCTGCGTAGAGAGCTAGTGTACCAGCTCGCTGAATAGTTCCCTTTCCGGCGCGAAGCATAGGCTTTCCAGGCTTGGTAAATAGAATATGGGTTTTAGCTACACGTGCATGAGCTGGACACACAGCGTTGGCTTGTTCAATACTGGGCCATAGTTTCTCGATCATAGCGGCGCGTTCTGTTATGTTGAGGTCCTGCTTTCCAGGTTCAAGCTCAACCAGAAGAGATGCCTGGAAGCGGCGTGCACCAGCTACTAGGACCGCAGATACTTCCGGATTGGACACAGCAACATACTGTTCCATCGATACTGGATTGGTCTTTTCACCATTCAGAAAGACTATCACATCATCTGCACGTGAGCTCCAGCGCCAGAGATCTGGCTTTTCGGGATGCCGCACAAACAAGTCATTCGTATGATATTCCTGTCGATCTGGGAAAATAGTAAAAGAGAACTGGTGCGCTTTAAACTCTGGGTCACGGACCAAGACAAGCTCGTGTTCTCTATCAGTCACTTGGCGTAGTTCAGCACCCATCTGGGGATTGATATGAAGATATCGCCAATCCTTGAGTGGATTCCGGTCGGTCTTGGAGTGGATGGTGCTGATCATTCCCACTTCCGAGGCTCCATACAGATTTGTCAGTTTTATTTTAGCAGCCACGGTATCACCAATAGGCTGGGGTAGATCCCCGCCGCAATATATTAAGCGACTCATGTGTCTGCTGCAGTAGTCCAAGAGCTCGGGACTCTGCGAGAGTTCTTGGATGATTGATGGCACCCCTAAGAGAATATCGATTGgggttttcttcctcgcttcTACCAGTGCAGCTGCGGTAGGAAGGCCTCCAGACGCAGGAAAGATGATGGTCGTGCTGACGGGGATACTGATGAAAAGCGAATAAGCCAGCCCAGCAGCCTATCGGGTTATTAGATCTCGACACCACATGTATATCGTTTGTTGGCATGGAAGTAGCTTACGTGGAAAGGAGGCGGGACAAGAAATATTCTCTTGCCAAACAACCAGCTGTCTTGACTCTCGAAACCCTCTGGAGGATCCAAGAAAGTCATATGCATGTGCTTGCAGGCGGTGTCATGGGTCCAGAAGATCGGCTTAGGGATTCCCGTGGAACCGGATGTATGGCTAACAAGTCAATCATGCGACTTTCTCAATAGATTCGTGGAGGGATGGCACAGAACTTACATCACCGCCAGAGTCTCCCCAGCGACTTCCGAGTAGGTCTTCAGGAACTCAAAATGCGGATAGTCCTTGCTAGTCAAATCATCTACACTGGGGACATCAAGGATCTCCAGTGTTGGCTGCGCCTTCAGAATCGCCTTGACTGGGGGCGGTCGAGGCACCGGGGCGACCAGCTTACTGCACTCGAGGCGTGTGAACAGGCTACTATGAGCGGCCACACTATTCCGCGGGGATGTGAGAAACATCTAAGCTCTCTAGTTAATCTTATCTGCACTGGCGTAACTCTATTCCTACCAATCACTTACGCGGTATCCCGCCTTAACGGCACCCAGTACCAAGGCTGGGTATCGAAGATCATTGGGTCCCACGTATGCCAGAATCTCGCCGTTGCCGGGGCCCAGTTTCTCTGTCAACCACCAGGCAATGCCATTGATCGCATTGGCAAAGAGTCTGAAGGTAATTGGCCGATAACCATCTTCATAGGTCATGAGAGAGATCGGGTATTCGGCGTAGATAGCCTCGGGCTTAACCTTAGCATAATGGTCGACGATGTGAGGGAGAAGTTGGGTGCGAGGATTGAAGGCCGAGGCGTTAGTGGTAGCCATGGTGAAGGAAAGTTGGGTCTGGTAGTAGTAAATTTCAGGATGAGGAGACCAGCAGTAGTAGATTATATTCTACACGGGACATGCGGCACCGTATGGACCATGTACACGTAGGTGTGGGGGGGTAATAAGACATGACAATGACAGTAAAAGCCGGCAAGTCCAGGTATAGGATGACCGTTAAGTCGTTCAAACAGGGTTCCCCTCGGTCATcgtatgtatggatgtataCAATACTTAATGACTGTGTTAAGAGTGTCCTTGGCCCccactcttttctttgtttccgCTGATTTACAGTATGGTAACACTGACACACCTCACTCCATTACCACCTAATTTTAtactattattttttttttgattgTAGTGGGTCAGTCTCGGGGTTTGCTTAGTAGGTACAGGCAAAGCAGCTTGTCGGTGCTGAAGTTTATACTACTGTGAGCACacgggaaaagaaacaatgaTCATATCTTTTACAGCAGCGATACCAGGCTTACCCGCAGCGTGATGAAGATAACTAAGGGCGACGGACTTAATGTGGTAATAAAATATATTGGGTGAAGAGATTCTACAAGCTTCCTGGGACTGTGTGGCATCTTACGGGACAACTAATTCATATTGACAGCCTGTCGAACGGCAGCTTTTCGCTAACACAGACAGGCCGACAAGTCTCTTTTACCCACTTTGTTAGCGCAATGTGGATGCGTGATAGACAAGAAACAGCCAAGGGAGCTATAGAAACAGTCCTGAAGCTTATAGCTGAGAGTCAGCTTCGCGTTCAGTCAGTCCCCTTACAAGGTCGACGATTCAAGTTCTGTGGAGAGGATTCTCAACTCAATGCAGGATAGAACTGCCATGGGTAAAACGGTGATTGATCTGACTCCAAAGGTCAAGGCCCCTAATATCTTAGAGATCATGGTCTTGTTCAAGCTCAAACCTGACGCGACCTACGTTATTGCTGGACGCCTTGGTGGGCTGGTCGGACTATAGcatgatggatggttgaCAGAGGGGCCCGCAATTTGGTTCTTCTGGGTCGATCGGGAGCCAAGGCCATTGCTATATTCGAACTCATTGTTGAACTCTCTGCGCAGGGGTTGTATGTCCATACTCCACCATGCGATGTGATAGACGCGGAATTCGTGAGGCAAGTTATGCAGAAGATATCGCAGACAATGCCCCCGGTAAAAGGTTGCGTGCAGGGATCCATGGTCCTACGGGATTCAATGTTCAGCGACATGACCTATGAGGATTGGCGAATGGCTGTTGAATACAAGGCCCTTGGGTCATGAAATCCGGAAATGAATCTTCCCAAGGACTTGGACTTCTTTGTCATGCTATCATCTGCTAGTAATATTATTGGACTCACCGGTCAATCTAATTACGCTGTGTGGAATTCGCACATGGATGGCCTCGCACGCTATCGAATCGCTCACGGTCAGAAAGCTGTGTCCTTGGATCTTGGAACTATGATTGACGACGGTATACTGGTAGAGACTGCTCGGCTTCTTGATAAGGTGCCTGCATACGGGTCACTAGTACCCGTCACACGAGCGCAATTATATGGTATTCTGAACGATTATTGCAAAACTAGTAAACAGATCCTGGACCCCGACACGGCTCAGCTGGTATGCAGAATTTCTGGAAGTGGTGACGACCGCAAGACGCTGGTTGAAACGCCCCTCTTTAGCCGACTCGAGCTTGACAATATCTCCGGTGACTCCGTTTTGCAAGGCGAATGCCATAATAAGATAGATTTAAGAACCTCTTCCAGGAGGTAACGTCTGTACGAGAAGCACGTGAAATTGTGAGACGAGCTGTCATTGGCAAGATGGTCCATTCATACCACCTGATGCCCGAGGATGCGGAGGTGGATGCCTACGCACCTCTGCATACCTTCTGTGTCGACTCTCTTCTAGAGGTCGAGCTCTGTAATTGGATCGGAAAGGAGGTTGCGGTAGATATAGCGGTTATGGAAATTATAAAAGGTGCGTcgttggtgatggtggatCTAACGGCGGCGACGAGAGTCAACTCACTCACCCACAATGGACTTTAGGTTGATTGAGGACGAAAGCTTATACACTTGAAACATTACTCACATAAATCTGTATGTTTATTTGAGCTATCGTTATTGACTACTGTTGTTCATTCCTCAAGCCCTAACCTGAAAAAAATGACATCACGTCACGTGCATATCATCTCCAACAAATCTTCAGATCGTTGGAGAAAGTCCCACCGACAGACAAGAATCTCGCATGCTAGCAAGCAATGCCACCTTCTCGCATCTCCAGTGTGGGTCGTCAATCTAGTACTGGGGTAGGAAAGTCTTTCACTTGCACATACTGTCAGCGGGACTTTCGACGTTTGGAGCACCTCCAACGTCATGTGAGACTCCGTAAGTCTACTGAGTATATTCATACCGCTTGAGGTTACGAGAATTAAAAGCCTGATATTTCAAAGATACAAATGAAAAACCCTTTGTATGTGCCTGTGGGCAGACATTTGCTAGGAAAGATCTTCTAAAGCGTCACCAACGAATCGCCCATGGTGGCGATCAAAATCTGACACCCTCGCGTAAAGAAGCGCGCTCACGAGCTAGTGAACTACATTCAGATACTATCTCTCCGTCAAATAATCGCACCTCGCGGGTGGAGACCCCAAATACGACGGAGCCATATCTCTCGGCATCTACTCCAGGCTTTAATGCCACAGTGGGCACAAGCTCTCGTGCGGCATCGAACGGAAACCACCTC from Aspergillus oryzae RIB40 DNA, chromosome 1 encodes the following:
- a CDS encoding uncharacterized protein (predicted protein), which produces MATTNASAFNPRTQLLPHIVDHYAKVKPEAIYAEYPISLMTYEDGYRPITFRLFANAINGIAWWLTEKLGPGNGEILAYVGPNDLRYPALVLGAVKAGYRMFLTSPRNSVAAHSSLFTRLECSKLVAPVPRPPPVKAILKAQPTLEILDVPSVDDLTSKDYPHFEFLKTYSEVAGETLAVIHTSGSTGIPKPIFWTHDTACKHMHMTFLDPPEGFESQDSWLFGKRIFLVPPPFHAAGLAYSLFISIPVSTTIIFPASGGLPTAAALVEARKKTPIDILLGVPSIIQELSQSPELLDYCSRHMSRLIYCGGDLPQPIGDTVAAKIKLTNLYGASEVGMISTIHSKTDRNPLKDWRYLHINPQMGAELRQVTDREHELVLVRDPEFKAHQFSFTIFPDRQEYHTNDLFVRHPEKPDLWRWSSRADDVIVFLNGEKTNPVSMEQYVAVSNPEVSAVLVAGARRFQASLLVELEPGKQDLNITERAAMIEKLWPSIEQANAVCPAHARVAKTHILFTKPGKPMLRAGKGTIQRAGTLALYAAELDALYTDADRLSQADNEQQASTGRVDDPQLLADYIRQSMISVTGWNQLSNTENFFELGLDSLQAITVTRIFRRGLNFPTFSPNLIYLHPSVKELTQTVLRLQQHHEASAEATKEAQLQQRDQLLLELSAQITPRASEKHIVMLTGSTGSLGTYILDTLLKTPSVAHIHCLNRKDNAVDIQRQKSEAYGLNLDMSRVSFWTSDLSKPGLGLQSDVLDILQTTTLVIHNAWAVNFNLSLASFKPNLAGVVNLINFCGKSGQNPHLFFISSISSTMGHRTDNGLTPETVIKTTSPAPNGYADSKYLAEQLLDQAARQDPVHVHSSFARVGQIAGPVRSPGLWNKAEWFPSLVMSSLHLGALPNTLGPVLNRVDWMPIDLLAEVLVDLALRDHGVSAGGSVKVYHPVNPRPLDWEAVRPFVVEALSKTSGETVDTIPFQDWVQRVRQDIETGAKLNDGELQALLARNPAAKLLQFFEGIMSQTERENVLDTRLTVQLSEKLQAVDAVKPEWIQKWVEEWLQ
- a CDS encoding uncharacterized protein (predicted protein); protein product: MNLPKDLDFFVMLSSASNIIGLTGQSNYAVWNSHMDGLARYRIAHGQKAVSLDLGTMIDDGILVETARLLDKVPAYGSLVPVTRAQLYGILNDYCKTSKQILDPDTAQLVCRISGSGDDRKTLVETPLFSRLELDNISGDSVLQGECHNKIDLRTSSRRCVVGDGGSNGGDESQLTHPQWTLG